One Candidatus Binatus sp. DNA segment encodes these proteins:
- the gcvPB gene encoding aminomethyl-transferring glycine dehydrogenase subunit GcvPB: MASAGRIGPVAVAETPATPQRIEPVAGVPLIFELSSEGRRGVDLSPRAAGQRRGAEIIGVELCREDLPGFPELSEPQVLRHFIRLSQLNFAQALQFYPLGSCTMKYNPVVNDELAALAGLAGLHPATPAHLAQGALELLARMEAALAEITGMDAVSLHPAAGAQGELTGLLMVRAYHRKRGQARHKVIIPDTSHGTNPASCTLAGFEVIVAKSNRRGYMEADEVRRLVSDDVAAMMVTNPNTLGIFEPEIQEIAAALHDRGAMLYLDGANMNALLGVAKPGHMGADIVQLNLHKTFSTPHGGGGPGAGPVAVKKHLEPFLPMPRLKRCAAGYEFDAERPDSIGRMRSFHNNFGMIVRAYAYILALGGDGLGMASRLAILGANYLRKRLQPHFPSATGEPSMHECVLSHDLEKRAGVSTLEIAKRLLDFGIHPPTIYFPLVVPGALMIEPTETESKEILDSFVDAMERIYDEALNDPERVKNAPQTLPVSRVDEAAAARHPILRWEKKA; this comes from the coding sequence ATGGCAAGTGCGGGCAGAATCGGCCCAGTCGCGGTCGCTGAAACTCCTGCGACGCCCCAACGCATCGAGCCGGTGGCGGGCGTGCCGCTTATTTTCGAACTTTCATCCGAAGGCCGCCGCGGGGTGGACCTGTCGCCGCGTGCCGCCGGCCAGCGGCGCGGCGCTGAAATCATCGGCGTGGAGCTTTGCCGCGAGGATCTTCCGGGCTTTCCCGAACTCAGCGAGCCGCAGGTGCTCCGGCATTTCATCCGCCTGTCGCAGCTCAACTTCGCGCAGGCGCTCCAGTTCTATCCGCTTGGATCGTGCACGATGAAGTACAACCCGGTGGTAAACGACGAGCTGGCGGCGCTTGCGGGGCTGGCGGGACTGCATCCCGCGACCCCGGCGCATCTTGCCCAGGGCGCGCTCGAACTGCTCGCGCGGATGGAAGCGGCGCTGGCCGAGATCACCGGGATGGACGCGGTGTCGCTGCATCCCGCGGCCGGTGCGCAAGGCGAGTTGACCGGGCTGCTGATGGTCCGTGCGTATCATCGCAAGCGCGGCCAAGCACGGCACAAGGTGATCATCCCGGATACTTCGCACGGCACCAATCCGGCCAGCTGCACGCTGGCGGGCTTCGAAGTGATCGTCGCGAAATCTAACCGGCGCGGCTATATGGAAGCGGACGAGGTTCGCCGGCTGGTGAGCGACGACGTGGCCGCGATGATGGTGACGAATCCAAACACGCTGGGAATTTTCGAGCCGGAGATCCAGGAAATCGCCGCGGCCTTGCATGACCGCGGCGCGATGCTCTACCTCGACGGTGCGAACATGAACGCACTGCTCGGCGTTGCAAAGCCTGGACACATGGGCGCGGACATCGTCCAACTGAATTTGCACAAGACTTTTTCGACTCCGCACGGCGGTGGCGGGCCGGGCGCGGGGCCGGTCGCGGTGAAAAAGCATCTCGAGCCGTTCCTGCCGATGCCACGCTTGAAGCGTTGCGCCGCCGGCTATGAATTCGACGCCGAGCGGCCGGATTCGATCGGACGGATGCGATCGTTTCACAACAATTTCGGAATGATCGTGCGCGCGTACGCGTACATCCTCGCGCTCGGCGGCGACGGTCTGGGGATGGCGAGCCGGCTGGCGATCCTCGGCGCTAATTACCTGCGCAAGCGGCTTCAACCGCACTTTCCAAGCGCGACCGGCGAGCCGTCGATGCATGAATGCGTGCTCTCGCACGACCTTGAAAAGCGCGCCGGCGTGAGCACGCTCGAAATTGCCAAACGCCTGCTCGATTTCGGAATCCATCCGCCGACGATCTATTTCCCGCTGGTGGTGCCGGGTGCGCTGATGATCGAGCCGACCGAGACCGAGAGCAAGGAAATCCTGGACAGCTTCGTCGATGCGATGGAACGGATTTACGACGAGGCGCTGAACGATCCCGAGCGGGTCAAAAACGCGCCGCAGACCTTGCCGGTCTCGCGCGTGGACGAGGCCGCGGCCGCGCGCCACCCGATTCTGCGGTGGGAGAAGAAGGCGTAG
- the mobA gene encoding molybdenum cofactor guanylyltransferase, translating to MSSTVAASAIVLAGGRSSRMGRPKAALDFGGVPILTRIISELRRRFAEIVVVAAPESEDSLQIDLPAIKIVRDETAYQGPLDALRRGLDAVSNEIAFGCSCDLPLLDSEVAAAIVAMLDDFDAAIPIVGEKPQPLHAAYRKRCAGVLAALAMRGESRLIAIADAVNTRRISENDLLALDPHLHSFLNLNAPGDYQRALKIAGLAR from the coding sequence ATGAGCTCGACAGTTGCCGCCAGTGCAATCGTCCTCGCGGGAGGACGCAGTTCCCGGATGGGCCGGCCCAAGGCGGCTCTCGATTTCGGCGGTGTCCCGATCCTGACGAGAATTATCTCCGAGCTCAGGCGGCGCTTTGCGGAGATCGTAGTCGTCGCGGCCCCCGAGTCTGAGGATTCGCTTCAAATTGATCTCCCCGCGATAAAAATAGTGCGCGACGAAACCGCGTATCAGGGACCCTTGGACGCGCTCCGGCGCGGCCTGGACGCCGTTAGCAACGAAATCGCGTTCGGCTGCTCATGCGATCTGCCGCTGCTCGATTCCGAGGTCGCGGCGGCGATCGTCGCGATGCTTGATGACTTCGACGCGGCGATTCCGATCGTTGGCGAAAAGCCTCAACCGCTGCACGCCGCGTATCGCAAGCGATGCGCCGGCGTTCTGGCGGCGCTTGCCATGCGGGGAGAGTCGCGTCTGATTGCGATCGCCGATGCGGTCAATACGAGGCGGATTTCCGAGAACGATCTTCTCGCTCTCGATCCGCACCTGCATAGTTTCCTCAACCTGAACGCTCCCGGCGACTACCAGCGCGCACTCAAGATCGCGGGCCTCGCCCGATAA
- a CDS encoding esterase/lipase family protein translates to MNSKTLIAEIAAAGALIGSYPLDWLVKRGEPYFSAPASEPVILIHGFGGSRANLLALAAYLRLAGFDNLSYLEYPRWQSIDDSAAHLGRIVEGKSGAKGAHLIGHSLGGTVARRYAAGAPKGAVRSLVTLGSPYSYGQRSPAEIGIFGDDDPVVPAPIEALITRSAFARIVTLHEVGHLALIFHPEALRIIGTELRANRVPGSNAAAD, encoded by the coding sequence GTGAACTCGAAAACTTTGATTGCTGAAATCGCCGCTGCGGGCGCATTGATCGGCTCGTATCCACTGGATTGGCTGGTCAAGAGGGGCGAGCCGTATTTCTCCGCGCCGGCCAGCGAGCCGGTAATTCTTATTCACGGCTTCGGCGGCAGCCGCGCCAATCTGTTGGCGCTTGCAGCGTACCTGCGGCTGGCGGGATTCGACAACCTGTCATACCTCGAGTACCCGCGATGGCAGTCGATCGATGATTCTGCCGCGCACCTCGGGCGCATCGTAGAGGGAAAATCCGGCGCAAAGGGCGCTCATCTGATCGGCCACAGCCTCGGCGGCACCGTAGCCCGGCGCTACGCAGCTGGCGCGCCAAAGGGTGCGGTACGCTCGCTCGTCACGCTCGGCTCGCCGTATTCGTACGGTCAACGGAGTCCCGCCGAGATCGGAATTTTCGGCGATGATGACCCTGTCGTGCCGGCGCCGATCGAGGCGTTGATTACTCGCAGCGCGTTCGCGCGGATCGTGACGCTTCACGAGGTCGGGCATCTTGCACTGATCTTTCATCCCGAGGCCCTGCGGATCATCGGCACCGAACTGCGCGCAAATCGCGTGCCCGGAAGCAACGCCGCGGCGGATTAG
- a CDS encoding SDR family oxidoreductase: MSAAKRQSKGPVRGYFFDKSVVITGASSGIGHGVALAFGEQGAQVALLARRRVQLEELAHKINQAGGKALALDCDVTDRARVFRAIEQVKEAFGRVDILINSAGLLISDPVEQMRPEDLEKMMAINVFGALNAIQAVLPVMRKAKSGSIVNISSLAGRRGVSPLGGYSSTKFALVGMTEALRVELFNTGIKVSLVMPGVIDTPMARDALKDDSLKSVSAMMAMPARWVTWAVLAAAAFGLTEVDVPPGAAVAEKLASLFPGVTDAVLSVGTSIMRSAGALMGGPAKPQHKAKP, translated from the coding sequence ATGAGCGCAGCCAAGCGCCAATCCAAAGGACCGGTGCGCGGATACTTTTTCGACAAATCGGTGGTCATAACCGGGGCGTCGAGTGGAATCGGCCACGGCGTCGCGCTCGCGTTCGGCGAACAAGGGGCGCAGGTCGCGCTGCTCGCACGCCGGCGCGTGCAGCTCGAAGAACTCGCGCATAAGATCAACCAGGCAGGGGGCAAAGCGCTCGCGCTCGATTGCGACGTGACCGATCGCGCGCGCGTATTCCGGGCGATTGAGCAGGTTAAAGAAGCATTCGGAAGAGTTGACATCCTGATCAACTCGGCGGGATTGCTCATCTCGGATCCGGTCGAGCAGATGCGTCCCGAAGATCTGGAAAAGATGATGGCGATAAACGTCTTCGGCGCGCTCAATGCGATACAGGCGGTGCTGCCCGTGATGCGCAAGGCCAAGTCGGGCAGCATCGTGAACATCTCGTCGCTGGCGGGGCGCCGCGGCGTCAGTCCGCTCGGCGGCTACAGCTCGACCAAGTTTGCGCTGGTGGGAATGACGGAAGCTCTGCGCGTAGAGTTGTTCAATACCGGGATAAAAGTGTCGCTCGTGATGCCCGGAGTGATCGACACGCCCATGGCGCGCGATGCGCTCAAGGACGATTCGCTCAAGAGCGTATCCGCCATGATGGCGATGCCGGCGCGATGGGTGACGTGGGCGGTGCTGGCCGCGGCCGCGTTCGGGCTGACGGAAGTGGACGTTCCTCCCGGCGCCGCAGTCGCGGAGAAACTCGCGTCGTTGTTCCCGGGCGTCACCGACGCGGTGCTGAGCGTCGGCACCAGCATCATGCGGAGCGCGGGCGCACTTATGGGCGGCCCGGCCAAGCCACAGCACAAAGCAAAACCGTAA